A stretch of the Haloarcula ordinaria genome encodes the following:
- the rtcA gene encoding RNA 3'-terminal phosphate cyclase: MITIDGTDGGGQLLRTALSLSVVTDTPFRMESIRGARPNPGLGPQHLTAVDVTAELCEAEVTGAEPGSETLTFRPGRDRRSGLAADIGTAGSVTLLFDTILPIATTAETPVLLLASGGTDVKWAPTIAYHQRVKLPLLSTWGLDADIDLLETGFFPAGGGQAVLRTKPATLAPIELDRRGDLERVDIYSKAAETLEAREVADRQAQHALDELEALGFSAEVRQVSYPETLSTGSSLLLRGVYERSLTGVDALGERGRTSEAVAAGAVERFLTVHERGAPVDPFMADQVLVFLALAGGRVRIPRVTDHVRTNLDLLTAFGSDIELAEEPDGCASLTASPIQQSSESGR, from the coding sequence ATGATTACCATAGACGGAACCGACGGCGGCGGGCAACTCCTCCGGACAGCGTTGAGCCTCTCTGTCGTCACGGACACGCCGTTTCGAATGGAGTCGATTCGGGGTGCCCGACCGAACCCGGGTCTCGGGCCACAGCATCTCACGGCCGTCGACGTCACCGCCGAGCTGTGCGAGGCCGAGGTCACGGGGGCAGAGCCCGGTTCGGAGACGCTGACGTTCCGACCGGGGCGCGACCGTCGGTCGGGGCTGGCGGCCGACATCGGTACGGCGGGGAGCGTGACGCTGCTGTTCGACACTATCCTGCCGATTGCGACCACCGCCGAGACGCCCGTCCTGCTGCTGGCGTCGGGCGGGACCGACGTGAAGTGGGCCCCGACGATAGCCTATCACCAACGGGTCAAACTGCCCCTGTTGTCGACCTGGGGGCTCGACGCCGACATCGACCTGTTGGAGACGGGCTTCTTCCCGGCCGGTGGGGGGCAGGCCGTGTTGCGGACGAAGCCCGCAACGCTCGCACCTATCGAACTCGACCGGCGGGGCGACCTCGAACGGGTCGACATCTACTCGAAGGCCGCCGAGACACTCGAAGCCAGAGAGGTAGCGGATCGACAGGCACAGCACGCCCTGGACGAACTCGAAGCCCTGGGTTTCTCTGCCGAGGTTCGACAGGTTTCGTACCCGGAGACACTCTCGACGGGGTCCTCGTTACTGCTCCGGGGCGTCTACGAGCGGTCGCTGACGGGCGTCGACGCGCTCGGCGAACGGGGGCGGACGTCAGAAGCGGTCGCCGCAGGCGCCGTCGAGCGGTTCCTGACGGTTCACGAGCGTGGCGCGCCGGTCGACCCGTTCATGGCCGATCAGGTGCTGGTGTTCCTCGCGCTGGCCGGCGGCCGCGTCCGAATTCCGCGAGTGACCGACCACGTCCGGACGAACCTGGACCTGCTGACCGCGTTCGGGAGCGATATCGAACTCGCCGAAGAACCGGACGGGTGTGCTTCCTTGACCGCGTCGCCCATCCAGCAATCGAGTGAGTCGGGGCGATAG
- a CDS encoding Hsp20/alpha crystallin family protein, which produces MAIDLVERDEEFVATVDLPGFEHDEVSINVTDHTLRIEAEPARTIKIE; this is translated from the coding sequence ATGGCGATCGACCTGGTCGAGCGCGACGAGGAGTTCGTCGCGACGGTCGACCTGCCCGGCTTCGAACACGACGAGGTCAGTATCAACGTCACAGACCACACGCTCCGCATCGAGGCCGAACCCGCGCGGACCATCAAAATCGAGTAG
- a CDS encoding CapA family protein, producing MPHRLGLTGDVMLGRLVDEYQQRRPASAVWGDLEDRLRDLDGLFVNLECCLSARGRQWRRTERAFHFRAEPEWAVPALETVGVDACALANNHVFDYEEEALLDTLTHLGTAGIAHAGAGESREAAFEPALVTVGDLDVAFVSLTDNSPEYAAGDDSPGTAYVEIDVDDAETRAAVEDTLARARAHDPDLVIVSLHWGPNMVEEPPEAHQRFARWLVSEGVDVVHGHSAHVFQGVEVYEGRPILYDTGDFIDDYAVDPRLWNDRSFLFELSVSEDGGPVELRLLPTEIDDFAVHRASDGAAQWSRARIQDRSDPFGTTFEREGDALVYRFDR from the coding sequence ATGCCACACCGACTCGGTTTGACGGGGGACGTCATGCTCGGCCGCCTCGTCGACGAGTACCAGCAGCGCCGGCCCGCGAGCGCGGTGTGGGGCGACCTCGAAGACCGGCTGCGTGACCTCGACGGCCTGTTCGTCAACCTCGAGTGCTGTCTCTCGGCGCGGGGCCGACAGTGGCGACGCACCGAGCGGGCGTTTCACTTCCGCGCGGAGCCCGAATGGGCGGTCCCGGCGCTCGAGACGGTCGGTGTCGACGCCTGCGCGCTGGCGAACAATCACGTCTTCGACTACGAGGAAGAAGCGCTCCTCGATACGCTCACGCACCTCGGCACGGCGGGTATCGCACACGCCGGGGCTGGCGAGAGCCGCGAGGCGGCGTTCGAACCGGCCCTCGTGACGGTCGGCGACCTCGACGTGGCGTTCGTGTCGCTGACCGACAACAGCCCGGAGTACGCCGCCGGCGACGACTCGCCGGGGACGGCGTACGTCGAGATAGACGTCGACGACGCAGAGACACGGGCCGCCGTCGAAGACACGCTCGCCCGCGCGAGGGCCCACGACCCGGACCTCGTGATCGTCTCCCTGCACTGGGGGCCGAACATGGTCGAAGAGCCACCGGAGGCCCACCAGCGGTTCGCTCGCTGGCTCGTATCGGAGGGCGTCGACGTCGTCCACGGTCACAGCGCCCACGTCTTCCAGGGCGTCGAGGTGTACGAAGGCCGGCCGATACTGTACGACACGGGCGATTTCATCGACGACTACGCCGTCGACCCACGCCTGTGGAACGATCGGAGTTTCCTGTTCGAACTGTCCGTGAGCGAGGACGGCGGCCCCGTCGAGCTCCGGCTACTGCCGACAGAAATCGACGACTTCGCCGTCCACCGGGCGAGCGACGGGGCTGCCCAGTGGAGTCGAGCGCGAATCCAGGACCGCTCGGACCCGTTCGGGACGACCTTCGAGCGCGAAGGGGACGCGCTCGTGTACAGGTTCGACCGATGA
- a CDS encoding cyclic nucleotide-binding/CBS domain-containing protein encodes MHEMYVDQLMSRPLETVAVDTPVIEAAGTLIAQDVGAVVVDDGDQLAGILTATDFVRMVRDEGVSSDATVGEFMHEDVVTTTRSRPVSEVAAKMLDHGIHHVPVVDDGEVVGIITTMDLTAHLSRSLSA; translated from the coding sequence ATGCACGAGATGTATGTCGACCAGCTCATGTCACGACCGCTGGAAACCGTCGCCGTAGACACGCCTGTTATCGAGGCGGCGGGTACACTCATCGCACAGGACGTCGGCGCGGTCGTCGTCGACGATGGGGACCAGTTGGCGGGTATCCTCACCGCGACGGACTTCGTCCGGATGGTCCGGGACGAGGGAGTGTCGTCGGACGCGACCGTCGGTGAGTTCATGCACGAAGACGTGGTCACGACGACCCGGAGCCGGCCGGTCAGTGAAGTGGCCGCGAAGATGCTCGACCACGGCATCCACCACGTCCCGGTGGTCGACGACGGCGAAGTCGTCGGCATCATCACGACCATGGACCTCACTGCGCACCTCTCGCGGTCGCTCAGTGCCTGA